Part of the Capsicum annuum cultivar UCD-10X-F1 unplaced genomic scaffold, UCD10Xv1.1 ctg57536, whole genome shotgun sequence genome is shown below.
AATTAGTGCCACAAGCAATGCTTTTGACTTGTTTGTCTTTTAAAGCTTCCACCAAGGTGGGAGAATTTCTGTCGTCAGTATTACCATGACCTAATCTTCCATTTTGCTCCCTTTCCCCATGTGTAAACTTCAGTTCGGGAGTCAATACAGGAACATGGTAAGCACCACATGCGATCTCCTCCACAAAGCTCTTTGAAAGTTTTCCTTCAATGCGACAAGGAAACTTTCCATCAGCTTGAGGATGACCTAATTGGCCATATACAGGACTTCCCATTGTATATACATGACCTGAAGTGGTTAGAGAAACTATCAAGggctccaccacaagggtgtatcgtacgcagccttaccttgcatttctgccagaggctgtttccaagacttgcacccgtgacctcctggtcatagAAATGCTAACCTACTCACTAATTTTATCGTCTCAAATACGAGACCAATCATCTTTGCTATGCTGAGAATATAAGAAGATtcacaccaccaacaacaactaaACGATGATACGTCTAGGAAGCAACACCAACGGCTAAACGACCCACTCTTGTACTATGGCTCAAGTCCACACTTCTAACATCCTTTCTCGTTGCATGGTTTCCTATTCTTCATGCAAGAACCTTTGTTTTGTCTTCAGCTTTAAAGTCCTTGTTCCTCCTGATATAATCTGATGTTCTTGGTCTTGGAGAATTCGCGACCTGTTTTTTCTCTTGCTCTCTCTTTGGAGCTACTGTTCTATTTGATTGGGTTTGTTTGGACGTTTTTCTTGTTGCAGCTGAAGGCACGCTGCTGTTTGATAACTCTGCTGAAGGATGAATAGTTACTTCTAAAACCTATGGTGAATCGGCCACATTTAGACGTTCATTAGTGGAACATCTGTTATAAACTTCTTCCCTTAAACAACGAACAGTGTTCTCAGTTGCACTAGTAGCTCTAGCCCCTACTGCAGTTGAAGGCCTgctttgtgatttagttttacTTGCTAGCTCCTGAAAAAGTAATCAAAAGAGCAAGTTATATTACTAGGTCGTCGGAGTGAGAGGGAAAAATAATCACTTCAGAGGAGGATAAGGATGAAGACCGAGAGAATACTAAATTTCAAAGCAagttttattagttttaatattttgaaaGGTAAAATTCGCTTGTCCAAGAAAGGGGATTTGAGTCATAAAATGAAAGGAGAGTGATTGCTTCTACCATAAACCAGTAAAAACAGCTTGTAAACAAATCTACAAacaagctttacttttcatgtgaGAACAGTAGGCTAAGTGCACGGAAGATTTGATGTTACCTAGTTTCAACACAGAAAATAACATTTTTTGCCCTCAGAACATCTAGAATTTCTCTCTTTTTGTCCATCCTCCATCTGCCTCTGACTGCAGCTCTTGCTCTTGCTTCCTCCCAGCTCTGTCCATCCTTGTTTTTTTCTGAGCGGCGGCCAGGTTCACGGTAAAAGGCAGGTATAAGAGTTTCTTTGAAATTGAGATTTCTCCGTAGCTGTTTgatctcttcttctttattttcctacACATAGCACAAAGTAAACCAAACAAACATTTAGTATTTCTAGCTGCTGATAAAGTAATTGACATCTAACTCTTGCCGATGACATGTTACACTCCCTCGGTTTCTATTTGTTTGTCTTAATTTCCTTGTTAGTTCGTTTCAAaaggattgcttctttccttttTAGGCAACTCTGTAATTCCATGACTTTTAAAGAGATAACATTTAACAATTAGCAGCCTATGATTCTCCGTATTAAATTGAACCTATTTCCATTAGTCACAAGAATCAGACCCCGGGTTTATTTCCTGTTTTCTCGCTTGGAGCTGACGTGTTTCTTCCTCTTTGGCATGCACTTTCTCCTCTAGCTTCATAAAGAACTGAAATCAATAACAAAGACTTCTTTTAGGTTTTATACGATGTTTGAACTTTATCGAGTAGAAACAAGAAATTGGTCCTTGCCTCTTTCCTTTTGCTGGCCCACTCTTCTGTTTTTAAGCGAAAACTAGATCTATTTTGTTTCACGACTAGTTGACATGAATTTACACTCTCCTTATCCCTGTACAACAATAATATGTCTAAGATATACGTTTATGAACACAATATGGatttaaagctcaaaatttcTCCACGATATATACCTGTTTACACTTTGATATAATCTATGGCTAACTTTCTCTGTACAGAAAGCACGAGAAGCGACAACCTTTCTTGCTATTGGTTGTTCTTCAGTGCTACATCATTCAATAAT
Proteins encoded:
- the LOC124893322 gene encoding protein WVD2-like 7, which codes for VSSGSKANILNQHKSTEEQPIARKVVASRAFCTEKVSHRLYQSVNRDKESVNSCQLVVKQNRSSFRLKTEEWASKRKEENKEEEIKQLRRNLNFKETLIPAFYREPGRRSEKNKDGQSWEEARARAAVRGRWRMDKKREILDVLRAKNELASKTKSQSRPSTAVGARATSATENTVLEVTIHPSAELSNSSVPSAATRKTSKQTQSNRTVAPKREQEKKQVANSPRPRTSDYIRRNKDFKAEDKTKVLA